TGATCATCGACATGGGCGATACCCTCCCTGATATGCCTGAATCCGATAAGGTCCCTGAGCACATTATCGAAGGGTGTCAGAGCCGTGTGTGGATCACCGCTCGTGCCAACGAAGACGGATCTCTGCACTTCGAAGCTGCGAGTGATGCCGTCATCGTCAAGGGGATCATCGCCATGCTCCTCAAGGTGGTCAATGATCAGAAGCCTACCGACATCTCTTCGGCCGAACTCTACTTCATCGACAAGGTCGGCTTGAAAGAACACCTTTCGCCTACACGCTCGAACGGTCTCCTT
This is a stretch of genomic DNA from Porphyromonas cangingivalis. It encodes these proteins:
- a CDS encoding SufE family protein, with amino-acid sequence MNTKQINEIQDEIVEEFSFLDDWMDRYQMIIDMGDTLPDMPESDKVPEHIIEGCQSRVWITARANEDGSLHFEAASDAVIVKGIIAMLLKVVNDQKPTDISSAELYFIDKVGLKEHLSPTRSNGLLAMVKRIKAYAHAAQTK